A genomic segment from Candidatus Schekmanbacteria bacterium encodes:
- a CDS encoding diguanylate cyclase produces the protein MINNRSQWLYRLRTKLIFGLFAIFAASLITSMLWIGYFQKIALLNDSSLEASATSETLKSILKLQMLKTSEDVLQRTLEESVENNQLLRVNIINKEGVIKYSSIKKEVGTVISKSDETCAGCHGDNGSIKPTTQTILVQKDGANRFLRSVSPIWNEKECAKCHGTENKFLGILLTEKSVERTFTLISSVQKRLLFSALIASVFMIVIISIVTEKFVTKPIANLLNGTREIRRGNYSARIEYSGRGELAELSEAFNNMSADIRTNIEEIKSMTSQLNLLYTIVERLSKTIDLKELKYIIVDLINDVLKANTTMLVTESGQDETFEIMIKNKDGDAPENHLYTLKPNGNPPFKGLTNEMLKNLKKKGSLDAYLTEENHIVYLPLGIRDQNLGLLVVMKTDKNFRDSDRELINALRNHASVAFENAFLYTMAITDELTGVYTIRHFHSRMEEQINKFNRYGQKFAMLMLDIDNFKKVNDNYGHPVGDTVLMKVAETIKTSIRNIDLPFRYGGEEFAVILPETSTNAAATVAERIRKNVNEMIIQTDDDLKLSVTVSIGVSACPKNGTIIRDIVTKADDALYNAKETGKNRVCISES, from the coding sequence TTGATAAACAACAGATCGCAATGGCTGTACCGTCTTAGAACCAAACTTATCTTTGGACTTTTTGCCATATTCGCAGCGTCTCTTATAACTTCAATGTTATGGATCGGATATTTTCAGAAGATCGCTCTGCTTAATGACTCCTCCCTTGAAGCCTCGGCAACCAGCGAGACTTTAAAATCTATCCTCAAACTCCAGATGCTGAAAACTTCTGAAGATGTTCTGCAACGAACCCTTGAGGAGTCTGTAGAGAATAACCAGCTCCTGCGGGTGAATATCATAAATAAAGAGGGAGTAATAAAATATTCGTCTATAAAAAAAGAGGTGGGGACCGTAATTTCCAAAAGCGATGAAACCTGTGCAGGCTGTCATGGGGACAATGGCTCCATAAAACCCACTACACAGACCATCCTTGTCCAAAAGGACGGAGCAAACCGATTTTTAAGAAGCGTGAGTCCCATATGGAACGAGAAAGAATGTGCAAAATGCCACGGCACTGAAAACAAATTTCTCGGAATACTCCTTACCGAAAAATCCGTGGAGAGAACATTCACTCTTATATCATCAGTTCAGAAAAGATTACTCTTCTCAGCTCTCATTGCATCTGTTTTTATGATTGTCATCATTTCCATAGTAACTGAGAAGTTCGTAACTAAACCCATTGCAAACCTGTTAAACGGCACACGCGAAATAAGACGGGGGAATTACTCTGCCCGGATTGAATACAGCGGGCGCGGCGAGCTTGCAGAGCTTTCAGAGGCTTTCAACAATATGTCCGCAGACATAAGAACCAATATCGAAGAAATAAAGAGCATGACTTCGCAGCTTAATCTTCTTTATACAATCGTTGAGCGGTTAAGCAAGACAATAGACCTTAAAGAACTCAAGTACATAATCGTTGATCTTATAAATGATGTTTTAAAAGCCAACACTACCATGCTTGTAACCGAATCCGGACAAGATGAAACATTCGAAATCATGATAAAAAATAAAGATGGAGATGCGCCGGAAAATCATCTGTACACTTTGAAGCCAAATGGAAATCCTCCATTCAAAGGGCTTACAAATGAGATGCTGAAAAATCTTAAAAAGAAGGGGTCTCTCGACGCTTATTTAACTGAAGAGAATCACATCGTTTATCTGCCTCTCGGAATAAGGGACCAGAATCTCGGGCTTCTCGTTGTCATGAAGACCGATAAAAACTTCAGGGATTCTGACAGGGAGCTCATTAACGCCTTAAGGAACCATGCCTCTGTTGCATTTGAAAATGCATTCCTCTATACCATGGCAATAACTGATGAGCTGACAGGGGTTTATACTATCAGGCATTTCCACTCAAGGATGGAAGAGCAGATAAACAAGTTCAACAGATATGGACAGAAGTTTGCCATGCTGATGCTCGACATAGATAACTTTAAAAAAGTCAACGACAATTATGGACATCCTGTCGGCGACACAGTTCTTATGAAAGTTGCAGAAACAATCAAAACATCAATACGGAATATTGATCTTCCTTTCAGATATGGAGGAGAGGAATTCGCAGTCATACTGCCGGAAACATCAACAAATGCGGCTGCTACCGTTGCAGAAAGAATAAGAAAAAACGTCAACGAGATGATCATTCAGACTGACGATGATCTTAAACTCTCAGTGACTGTCAGTATTGGTGTTTCTGCATGCCCAAAGAACGGCACCATCATACGCGACATTGTGACAAAAGCTGACGATGCCCTTTATAATGCTAAGGAGACGGGGAAGAACAGAGTCTGCATCTCAGAATCTTAA
- a CDS encoding beta-propeller domain-containing protein has product MKIFPNKKFVLFVIVFIALAFNSFGAGVNIKSLGFYGGTTDYNDVVVSGSYAYVATSNGLIVFNVSNPSAPTKVGTYGTQDRAISVFVSSNTLYLLGSSSGLMIFDVSDPSSPVLLGSYDTPGSAQGVYVLGTKAYIADGSSGLQIIDVSNPSSPLLLGTYDTPGSAWGVYVLDTRAYVADYTSGLQIIDVSVSSSPILVGTYDTPGQANSVYVLGSTAYVADGTSGLQIIGISDISSPRFLGSYNPSYSTASEVYVSGTMVYLAYKDYEDYWAPSRQIIIDVSNPYLPAEVSSYDTPGTTSVAYVLGTTVYVACGGGYYNSSSRGLQIIDVSDVSNPVLSGSYIELPGKSNDVYVSGETAYVSDDKLGFQIIDVSNPTSPVSLGSIYSSVDGVSVSANTAYVVGDFGYGLNIIDMLNPASLVFRGSYDMSVSDLSVSGNIVYAVDGESALQVIDVSDPSTPLPLGSYFGTHSSAQGLYVSGNIAYVSGYGLEIIDVSNPASLVFQGSYDTTAYLGYDVFVSGTTAYVAGSGGLRIMDVSDPTSIEFLGSYAISGWANDIYVSGTTAYVAVEGDYSLSGLQIIDVSDPSSPKLLGTYNTPGDARKVFVSGSKVYIADGSGGLRIIKVSNIEANFPDLTVTNIKASKTLKKGNSYFLTATVKNKGKAAAEVSGVDFYLSKNNNKNPGSVSSDIWINSKSIKALKKGKSAKVTLKWKVPMSVPKGKYYIKAFCDSGSIIVEENENNNVGVTGKVTVK; this is encoded by the coding sequence GTGAAAATTTTTCCAAACAAAAAATTTGTTTTGTTTGTCATTGTCTTCATCGCACTTGCATTCAATTCCTTCGGTGCAGGGGTAAATATTAAATCTTTGGGTTTTTATGGAGGCACAACAGATTATAATGATGTAGTAGTAAGCGGAAGTTATGCCTATGTTGCAACGTCAAATGGTTTGATTGTGTTTAACGTTTCAAATCCGTCCGCTCCCACGAAGGTTGGAACATATGGGACTCAGGATAGAGCAATAAGTGTTTTTGTTTCCAGCAACACGTTATATTTGTTAGGTTCTTCATCAGGGTTGATGATTTTTGATGTATCAGATCCCTCTTCTCCGGTTTTGCTTGGTTCATACGATACACCCGGCTCTGCTCAGGGAGTATATGTTTTGGGGACTAAGGCATATATAGCTGACGGGAGTTCAGGCCTTCAGATAATTGATGTATCAAACCCCTCTTCTCCGTTGCTTCTTGGGACATATGATACTCCTGGTTCTGCATGGGGTGTATATGTTCTTGATACAAGGGCATATGTGGCTGATTATACTTCAGGGCTTCAGATTATAGATGTATCAGTGTCATCTTCTCCTATCCTTGTTGGGACATACGATACGCCGGGGCAAGCCAATAGTGTTTATGTATTAGGGAGCACAGCATATGTAGCTGATGGCACTTCAGGTCTTCAGATAATCGGCATATCAGATATATCTTCTCCGCGCTTTCTTGGTTCATACAATCCTTCTTACTCCACTGCCAGTGAAGTATATGTTTCCGGTACAATGGTATATTTGGCTTATAAAGATTATGAAGACTATTGGGCGCCAAGTCGTCAGATAATAATTGACGTATCAAATCCATATTTGCCTGCTGAAGTTTCATCATACGATACGCCTGGTACAACTTCTGTTGCATATGTGTTGGGAACGACTGTATATGTGGCTTGCGGAGGCGGATATTATAATAGCTCTTCGAGAGGTCTTCAGATAATAGATGTATCCGATGTTTCAAATCCTGTGTTAAGCGGTTCGTACATTGAGCTTCCCGGTAAATCTAATGATGTATATGTTTCCGGTGAAACAGCATATGTGTCTGATGATAAGTTAGGTTTTCAAATAATAGATGTATCAAATCCAACTTCACCGGTGTCACTTGGTAGTATTTATAGCTCAGTTGATGGTGTATCTGTTTCCGCTAATACGGCGTATGTGGTTGGTGATTTTGGTTATGGTCTTAATATAATAGATATGCTGAACCCTGCTTCTCTGGTATTTCGTGGGTCGTATGATATGTCTGTTTCTGATCTATCTGTTTCCGGTAATATAGTTTATGCAGTAGATGGTGAATCAGCTCTTCAGGTAATAGATGTATCAGATCCTTCAACGCCGTTGCCACTCGGTTCATACTTCGGTACTCATAGCTCTGCTCAGGGGCTTTATGTATCAGGTAATATAGCATATGTGTCTGGTTATGGACTTGAGATAATTGATGTATCTAACCCTGCTTCGCTTGTGTTTCAAGGTTCATACGATACAACTGCTTATTTGGGGTATGACGTATTTGTTTCAGGCACGACTGCATATGTGGCTGGTTCTGGAGGTCTTAGGATAATGGATGTATCAGATCCTACTTCAATTGAGTTTCTTGGTTCATATGCCATATCTGGCTGGGCTAATGATATATATGTTTCAGGCACTACTGCCTACGTGGCTGTAGAAGGAGATTATAGTCTTTCAGGTCTTCAGATAATAGACGTATCAGATCCGTCTTCTCCTAAGTTGCTTGGAACATATAATACACCCGGTGATGCACGGAAAGTATTTGTCTCTGGTTCCAAGGTTTATATTGCTGATGGTTCTGGCGGGCTTCGTATAATTAAGGTGTCTAATATAGAGGCAAATTTCCCTGATCTAACTGTAACGAATATTAAAGCTTCAAAGACGCTGAAAAAAGGAAATAGTTATTTCTTAACGGCTACGGTTAAAAATAAAGGCAAAGCCGCGGCAGAAGTTTCTGGTGTTGATTTCTATTTATCCAAGAACAATAACAAAAACCCCGGTTCAGTTAGTTCAGATATTTGGATTAACTCGAAATCTATTAAGGCACTCAAAAAAGGAAAATCTGCAAAGGTCACCCTCAAATGGAAAGTGCCAATGAGTGTGCCAAAAGGAAAATATTATATCAAAGCCTTTTGCGACAGCGGGAGCATCATAGTCGAAGAAAATGAGAACAACAACGTCGGCGTGACAGGGAAGGTTACGGTTAAGTAG
- a CDS encoding aminotransferase class IV family protein, which produces MKVLVSEKLVDEKKAFIPISDRAFLYGDAVFETMRSYGGKVPFLGRHVERLNNSLNGLKINCRVSEKTISGKIIRLLKANKLADACIKIMITRGDSEGGVAVTGKEVPRIVITASASRFYPEKFYSDGMSAVVVNTMKVPSVCLDSGFKTHNYLNNIAARLEASAKCADEAIMLNIKEYLCETSVGNLFFVKKGILYTPSLDCDILPGITREAVIDAAEKLGIKVKEGKYRIGSLNNAEECFMTNSIAEIMPITKIDGKKTGDGKPGTITQSLHKAYLDGLIFGF; this is translated from the coding sequence ATGAAAGTTCTCGTTAGTGAAAAACTTGTTGATGAAAAGAAAGCATTTATACCGATTTCAGACCGCGCGTTCCTCTATGGAGATGCCGTGTTTGAGACAATGCGTTCATATGGCGGCAAAGTGCCTTTTCTTGGACGTCATGTTGAAAGGTTAAATAATTCCCTTAATGGGCTTAAGATAAATTGCAGGGTTTCTGAAAAAACTATCAGTGGGAAAATCATCAGGCTTCTTAAAGCAAACAAGCTCGCTGATGCCTGCATAAAGATAATGATAACAAGGGGAGATTCAGAGGGCGGGGTTGCTGTGACAGGAAAAGAAGTTCCCCGTATTGTCATTACTGCTTCAGCTTCCAGATTCTATCCTGAAAAGTTCTACAGCGATGGAATGAGCGCAGTTGTGGTTAATACAATGAAAGTCCCGTCAGTCTGCCTTGATTCAGGATTTAAGACCCATAATTATCTTAACAATATTGCTGCAAGACTTGAAGCATCTGCTAAATGTGCTGATGAGGCGATCATGTTAAATATCAAAGAGTATCTTTGTGAGACATCTGTGGGGAATCTTTTCTTTGTGAAAAAAGGGATTCTCTACACACCGTCTCTTGACTGCGATATCCTGCCGGGGATTACGCGGGAAGCGGTGATAGATGCGGCAGAGAAACTCGGGATTAAAGTAAAAGAGGGGAAATACCGGATTGGCAGCCTGAATAACGCAGAGGAATGCTTCATGACAAACAGTATTGCAGAAATTATGCCAATAACGAAAATTGACGGTAAAAAAACCGGCGACGGCAAGCCGGGGACGATAACTCAATCACTCCACAAAGCCTATCTTGATGGTTTGATATTTGGATTTTAA
- a CDS encoding nucleotidyltransferase domain-containing protein, with protein MAAITDKAVEVLEGFLKTLKDANIRIEKALLFGSYVRGNAGKWSDIDVAIVSPDFSGIPFYDREMLIPFQLKTDSRIEVHPFRPEDFTEDNGFVKEIIKNGFELKEIS; from the coding sequence ATGGCTGCTATCACAGATAAAGCCGTAGAAGTGTTGGAAGGATTTCTCAAGACATTAAAAGATGCAAATATCAGGATTGAAAAAGCACTGCTATTTGGTTCTTATGTTAGGGGGAATGCAGGCAAATGGAGTGATATTGATGTCGCCATTGTTTCACCGGATTTTTCGGGCATTCCATTTTACGACAGAGAAATGCTAATCCCTTTTCAATTAAAGACAGATTCAAGAATAGAGGTGCATCCGTTCAGACCTGAAGATTTCACCGAGGATAATGGATTTGTAAAAGAGATTATAAAAAATGGGTTTGAACTGAAAGAGATAAGTTAA
- a CDS encoding HEPN domain-containing protein, which yields MDIEQNIKYWLQSAAHDLEAAETLYQNGKYDWCLFLGHLVIEKTIKAFYLRDNKDSPPKIHNILRLAEQTALPLSDEQKQLLMKINDFNIEARYPDQKFSFYKLCTIEFAEEYFTKIKGMHSWLLSQIKP from the coding sequence ATGGATATTGAGCAAAATATCAAATACTGGCTTCAATCAGCTGCGCATGACCTTGAAGCTGCAGAGACACTCTACCAAAATGGCAAATACGACTGGTGTCTGTTCTTAGGGCATCTAGTTATTGAAAAAACAATCAAGGCTTTTTATCTACGGGATAATAAGGATTCTCCTCCAAAGATTCACAACATATTAAGACTGGCAGAACAAACTGCTTTGCCCTTGTCTGACGAGCAAAAACAATTATTAATGAAAATAAACGATTTTAATATTGAGGCAAGATATCCTGACCAAAAATTCAGTTTCTATAAATTATGCACAATAGAATTTGCAGAAGAATATTTTACAAAAATAAAGGGTATGCATTCATGGCTGCTATCACAGATAAAGCCGTAG
- the pabB gene encoding aminodeoxychorismate synthase component I, producing MSRGSGKKFILAIKSPGISPHELFNQIRSAEHCFLLESGMPHGNLSRYSIMGANPFFTLKGKGGSAGAPLHALKTFFNKYREAETIPGIPYNGGAVGFLGYNLNSTLEEKVKPFHPDRPVLPDLYFMFMDSGAVFDHINDSLFIFALPIVSAKRAEEKFDALKAAYEKALSLKSCLKAENLKTKKMSGKGIVRKKYLTDKKDYLASIKKAKKYISAGDIYEVNLSHRMEIECSKKPWDVYLSLRAGDPTPFAAYMKFGKLTIVSASPERFLSLRGDNLETRPIKGTMPRGKTIAQDKRLSEKLGSSVKNRAENIMIVDLSRNDIGRVCDFGSVKAEKLMEIEGYSRVFQMVSTISGKLSKGKDAFDCIRACFPGGSMTGTPKIRAMQIIEELEPVRRGIYSGSLGYISFNGDMDLNIIIRTLVFWRGKAYLQVGGAIVADSNPEKEYMETMYKAESLLEALK from the coding sequence TTGTCAAGAGGGAGCGGGAAAAAATTTATACTTGCGATAAAATCTCCGGGCATCAGTCCACATGAATTGTTTAACCAGATTCGAAGCGCGGAACATTGTTTTCTTCTTGAATCAGGGATGCCGCACGGGAATCTCTCCAGATATTCCATAATGGGGGCGAACCCTTTTTTTACATTAAAAGGTAAGGGAGGAAGTGCAGGCGCCCCGCTTCATGCGCTGAAAACTTTTTTTAATAAGTACAGAGAGGCGGAAACCATTCCGGGTATTCCATACAATGGCGGCGCCGTAGGTTTTCTGGGATATAACCTAAACTCCACCCTTGAAGAAAAAGTAAAACCCTTTCACCCAGACAGGCCGGTGTTGCCTGACCTTTATTTTATGTTCATGGATAGCGGCGCAGTGTTTGACCATATTAATGACAGTCTCTTTATCTTCGCTCTTCCCATTGTAAGCGCGAAGAGAGCTGAAGAGAAGTTTGATGCCCTGAAAGCCGCTTATGAAAAGGCACTGTCTTTAAAAAGCTGTCTTAAGGCTGAAAATCTTAAGACTAAAAAGATGAGTGGCAAAGGGATTGTTAGAAAAAAATATCTTACAGATAAAAAGGATTATCTTGCTTCAATAAAGAAGGCTAAGAAATATATCAGCGCCGGTGATATCTATGAAGTGAATCTCTCGCACAGGATGGAGATTGAATGCAGTAAAAAACCATGGGATGTTTATTTGTCATTGAGAGCAGGGGACCCGACTCCTTTTGCCGCCTATATGAAATTTGGAAAGCTCACAATAGTTTCCGCATCGCCTGAAAGGTTTCTCTCACTGCGGGGTGATAATCTAGAAACAAGACCTATCAAGGGAACGATGCCGAGAGGAAAGACAATAGCTCAGGACAAAAGGCTAAGTGAGAAGCTTGGCAGCAGTGTGAAGAACCGCGCTGAGAATATAATGATAGTTGATCTTTCCCGCAATGATATCGGAAGGGTCTGTGATTTTGGTTCCGTGAAGGCGGAAAAGCTGATGGAGATTGAAGGTTATTCCAGAGTGTTCCAGATGGTATCAACTATAAGCGGGAAACTTTCAAAAGGTAAGGATGCTTTTGACTGTATCAGGGCATGTTTCCCCGGAGGCTCCATGACAGGCACACCAAAGATAAGGGCAATGCAGATAATAGAAGAGCTTGAGCCGGTGCGCAGAGGGATATATTCAGGGTCGCTGGGATATATTTCTTTTAACGGTGATATGGATTTAAATATTATCATAAGGACTCTTGTTTTCTGGCGCGGAAAAGCATACCTTCAGGTCGGTGGCGCCATAGTCGCTGATTCAAACCCTGAGAAGGAATATATGGAGACGATGTATAAGGCGGAGTCGCTTCTTGAAGCGCTCAAATAA
- a CDS encoding Mut7-C RNAse domain-containing protein — protein MSNHSEVQLKFLADSMLGKLARWLRMAGFDADYRKGSDFSAFLRIAREEKRIVLTRDTKFLKIYSPPEFFFIEDDAVEKQFRAVATKFRLTVNVDKLCRCLYCNIPVEAVSRENVYGKVPDYIYDNILHFTKCPACSRIYWEGSHVTKLRKRLLNAFSKCNI, from the coding sequence ATGTCAAACCATAGTGAAGTTCAATTGAAATTTCTCGCTGATTCAATGCTTGGCAAACTTGCGCGCTGGCTCCGCATGGCAGGATTCGATGCAGATTACCGGAAGGGAAGCGATTTCAGCGCATTCTTAAGGATTGCAAGGGAAGAAAAAAGGATAGTCCTCACACGGGATACAAAGTTTCTTAAAATATATTCTCCGCCTGAGTTTTTCTTTATTGAAGATGATGCTGTTGAAAAGCAGTTCAGGGCTGTTGCCACAAAGTTCAGACTTACGGTTAACGTTGATAAGCTGTGCAGGTGCCTTTACTGCAACATCCCTGTTGAAGCGGTATCGCGTGAAAATGTGTATGGCAAAGTCCCTGATTATATCTATGACAACATTCTTCATTTTACAAAATGCCCTGCCTGTTCGCGCATCTATTGGGAGGGGTCACATGTAACAAAGCTTCGTAAACGGCTGCTGAACGCTTTTAGCAAATGCAATATTTAA
- a CDS encoding 50S ribosome-binding GTPase translates to MGKEKFERTKPHLNVGTIGHIDHGKTTLTSAITKVLSVKGGGSYVPFDQIDKAPEERERGITIATAHVEYQTDNRHYAHVDCPGHADYVKNMITGAAQMD, encoded by the coding sequence ATGGGAAAAGAGAAATTTGAGCGTACGAAGCCGCATTTGAATGTGGGTACGATAGGACATATAGATCATGGTAAGACGACATTGACGAGTGCGATAACTAAGGTGCTGAGCGTAAAGGGTGGAGGCAGCTACGTTCCCTTTGATCAGATAGACAAGGCCCCGGAAGAGAGGGAGCGCGGAATAACGATCGCTACAGCACACGTTGAGTACCAGACAGACAATCGCCACTATGCACATGTTGACTGCCCCGGTCATGCAGATTACGTAAAGAACATGATAACAGGAGCAGCCCAGATGGAT
- a CDS encoding agmatine deiminase family protein, giving the protein MPAEWERHSSIWLSWPHDPITFPDRIERAEEIYSQIIHAIHESEVVNLFIKDSSMKERAIGLLKEKKTNLERINFHIYDYADVWFRDYGPIFIVNDTEKKLAMVHWRFDAWGGKYETLMKDTVIPSVINSAMKIPCFTPGITLEGGSIDVNGKGTLLTTEQCLLNTNRNPHLSRSEIEKYLKDYLGVRHVIWLKDGIVGDDTDGHIDDIARFISSQTVVYAFEDDENDENHELLKKNFEILQNSTDQDGNKLKLVKLPMPGFIGDEEGRLPASYANFYIGNKVVLVPVFGHENDEKALRILQELFPLRKVVGINCRDLVYGLGTLHCISQQQP; this is encoded by the coding sequence ATGCCTGCAGAATGGGAAAGACATAGCTCAATATGGCTTTCCTGGCCGCATGACCCGATAACTTTTCCTGACAGGATTGAAAGGGCGGAGGAGATTTATTCACAGATAATCCATGCTATCCATGAGAGCGAGGTAGTAAATCTATTTATAAAAGACAGCTCGATGAAAGAACGCGCAATTGGATTGCTAAAAGAAAAAAAGACAAATCTTGAAAGAATCAACTTCCATATTTATGACTACGCAGATGTCTGGTTTAGAGATTATGGGCCAATTTTTATTGTAAATGACACCGAGAAAAAACTCGCCATGGTTCACTGGCGCTTTGATGCATGGGGTGGAAAATATGAGACATTGATGAAGGACACAGTGATTCCTTCGGTAATAAATAGCGCCATGAAAATCCCATGTTTTACACCCGGCATAACACTTGAAGGCGGTTCCATTGATGTAAATGGCAAAGGAACATTGCTTACAACAGAGCAATGCCTTCTTAACACAAACCGAAACCCCCATCTTTCCCGCAGTGAGATAGAAAAATATCTTAAAGATTATCTAGGCGTAAGGCATGTGATATGGCTCAAGGATGGAATAGTGGGGGATGACACCGACGGGCATATAGATGATATTGCGAGGTTCATTAGCTCTCAGACGGTTGTATACGCCTTCGAAGATGATGAGAATGATGAAAACCATGAACTCCTTAAAAAGAACTTTGAGATCCTCCAGAACTCAACTGATCAGGACGGCAACAAGCTTAAACTTGTGAAGCTCCCCATGCCCGGTTTCATTGGCGACGAAGAGGGAAGGCTTCCGGCAAGCTATGCTAATTTTTATATTGGAAACAAAGTTGTCCTTGTGCCGGTCTTTGGACATGAGAATGATGAAAAAGCGCTTAGGATTTTGCAGGAACTTTTTCCGTTAAGAAAGGTTGTTGGAATCAACTGTCGGGATTTAGTTTACGGACTTGGGACCCTTCATTGTATCAGTCAACAGCAGCCTTAA
- a CDS encoding nucleotidyl transferase AbiEii/AbiGii toxin family protein has product MHTEAINQKTKRVLENIGSHSFILGFYLAGGTSLAIQMGHRKSLDLDFFSNHSFSAADIKRELSASGKYLMSYEDEKTLDGVLDGVKISFFRYDYESLYPLVDFGKIKLADIRDIAAMKIAAISSRGSKKDFIDLYFLLKKYSLEEMLGFFEKKYSGIKYNKMHILKSLVFFDDAEEEPMPVMLKSATWDNVKKKIISEAKRFPDKKTKM; this is encoded by the coding sequence ATGCACACCGAAGCAATCAATCAAAAAACAAAGCGCGTCCTGGAGAATATAGGCTCACACAGCTTTATTCTTGGTTTTTATCTGGCTGGTGGGACATCTCTGGCGATTCAAATGGGGCACAGAAAATCGCTTGATCTGGATTTTTTTTCGAACCATTCTTTTTCAGCGGCTGACATCAAAAGAGAATTATCAGCCTCCGGCAAATATCTGATGAGCTATGAGGATGAAAAAACTTTGGATGGGGTTTTAGACGGAGTTAAAATCAGTTTTTTCCGTTACGACTACGAGAGCCTTTATCCTCTGGTTGATTTCGGGAAAATAAAATTAGCGGATATACGGGATATCGCGGCTATGAAAATAGCTGCAATTTCTTCACGAGGCAGCAAAAAAGATTTTATTGATCTTTATTTTCTGCTGAAAAAATATTCTTTGGAAGAGATGCTTGGATTTTTTGAAAAAAAATATAGCGGGATAAAATATAACAAGATGCATATTTTAAAAAGTCTGGTTTTTTTTGATGATGCTGAGGAAGAACCAATGCCTGTTATGCTAAAATCTGCAACATGGGATAATGTTAAGAAAAAAATAATAAGCGAAGCCAAGCGATTTCCGGATAAGAAAACAAAGATGTAA